A single window of Desulfovibrio sp. G11 DNA harbors:
- a CDS encoding tyrosine-type recombinase/integrase, translating into MKKIHLLARKRFKTKYTGVYFRYLTRSVCSDGKPDKCYDISYRDASGKLFLEKAGRRSEGCTIQDAVELREKRIQASIRTESDDFSLLTGKRIKTQYTGIYFRDGNGRICEDGKPDICYDIRFRDASGKFVFEEAGRRSEGYTVEDAVELREKRIHGIIRPESDATALLQTGKRIKTQYTGVYFRHGKGRMCQDGKPDKCYDITYQDADGKFVFEKVGWRSEGYTVQDAVDLRGKRVRKNRHPELFGAAAPPVPSGITVDEAWALFKKNWLPNLKDQYVVTKVYERHIQPRFGHQYILALSVLDIEKFKQDLLTTGGKQGMGLKAATVSKILSNFKRIVSKAFKWGLVEGKNPLAGVTVKNAFAKRERYLTQKEAEQILDGLGLTSCNLYHVARIALYTGLRLSEILNLRGNDINIPQGVMRVRDGKAGERTAYLPKKFAKELKKLIPADNTAFLFTGRRGQKLSAHVVSDSFAKFMDQTGFNGSTVDSEHKIVFHTFRHTFCSWLAIAGVPLFTIAKLAGHKTIRMTERYAKLSPTTQRNALDHLPVIK; encoded by the coding sequence ATGAAAAAGATTCACCTACTAGCCAGGAAACGTTTCAAGACCAAATATACCGGAGTCTACTTCCGCTATTTGACAAGAAGCGTGTGCTCCGATGGCAAACCGGACAAGTGTTACGATATCTCGTATAGAGACGCTAGTGGGAAACTCTTCTTGGAAAAAGCTGGCAGGAGGTCTGAAGGGTGCACGATTCAGGATGCCGTGGAACTACGGGAAAAGCGGATACAGGCTTCCATCCGGACTGAATCAGACGACTTCTCGCTACTGACTGGAAAGCGCATCAAGACCCAATATACTGGCATTTATTTTCGAGATGGAAATGGGCGTATATGCGAGGATGGCAAACCGGACATCTGTTATGATATCAGGTTCAGAGACGCTAGCGGGAAATTTGTCTTCGAAGAAGCTGGCAGGAGGTCCGAGGGGTATACAGTTGAGGATGCCGTGGAACTGCGGGAAAAACGAATCCATGGCATTATCCGGCCTGAATCAGACGCTACTGCCTTGCTACAGACCGGAAAGCGCATCAAGACCCAATATACCGGCGTCTATTTCCGCCACGGAAAGGGACGTATGTGTCAGGACGGCAAGCCAGACAAGTGTTACGATATCACGTATCAAGATGCTGACGGGAAATTTGTTTTCGAAAAAGTAGGCTGGAGATCGGAAGGTTACACGGTGCAGGATGCCGTGGACCTGCGAGGAAAGCGTGTGCGCAAAAACCGTCATCCCGAGCTGTTCGGCGCAGCAGCGCCGCCTGTTCCCTCTGGCATAACTGTTGATGAAGCCTGGGCGTTATTCAAAAAAAACTGGCTGCCGAATCTGAAAGATCAGTATGTGGTGACAAAGGTATATGAGCGTCATATCCAGCCTCGTTTTGGCCATCAGTATATCCTCGCCCTCTCAGTGCTGGATATTGAGAAATTCAAGCAAGATTTGTTGACTACGGGTGGCAAGCAAGGCATGGGCCTGAAAGCCGCCACAGTGTCGAAAATCCTTTCCAATTTCAAGAGGATAGTCAGCAAGGCTTTCAAATGGGGCCTTGTTGAAGGGAAGAATCCGCTTGCCGGGGTCACGGTGAAAAACGCCTTTGCAAAAAGGGAGAGGTATCTGACACAAAAGGAGGCCGAGCAGATTCTTGATGGCCTTGGTCTTACGTCATGCAACCTTTACCATGTGGCCAGAATTGCACTCTATACCGGGCTCAGACTCAGTGAAATTCTGAATCTGCGTGGCAACGACATCAACATTCCCCAAGGGGTCATGCGTGTGCGGGATGGCAAGGCTGGTGAAAGGACCGCATACCTTCCGAAAAAATTTGCAAAAGAACTCAAGAAGCTTATTCCCGCTGACAACACTGCATTTTTGTTCACAGGCAGGAGAGGCCAGAAACTGAGTGCCCATGTAGTATCCGATTCTTTCGCAAAATTCATGGACCAAACAGGCTTCAATGGCTCCACTGTTGATAGTGAGCATAAAATAGTTTTCCATACCTTCCGGCATACATTTTGTTCCTGGCTTGCTATTGCAGGAGTGCCCTTGTTCACCATTGCCAAGCTAGCCGGGCACAAAACGATCAGGATGACCGAGAGATACGCAAAACTCTCCCCCACAACACAACGGAATGCTCTGGATCATCTCCCCGTTATAAAATAG
- a CDS encoding DUF5320 domain-containing protein, with translation MPCNDTTGPEGAGPRTGRGMCGGNAVERNMKQGGGMGRGMRHGACRGQNMPGMDVAQEYGRGQGRGMCRGRGMRRMNTPACAADDATEN, from the coding sequence ATGCCTTGCAATGATACTACAGGTCCTGAAGGAGCCGGTCCCCGCACCGGACGCGGCATGTGCGGCGGAAACGCTGTAGAACGGAATATGAAACAGGGCGGCGGCATGGGGCGCGGCATGCGGCATGGAGCCTGCCGCGGTCAGAACATGCCCGGCATGGATGTTGCTCAGGAATACGGAAGGGGCCAGGGACGCGGCATGTGCCGCGGCAGGGGCATGCGCCGCATGAACACGCCCGCCTGCGCTGCTGATGACGCCACAGAAAACTAG
- a CDS encoding DUF134 domain-containing protein: MPRNTCFGPLPGHSPSQGGCGGPAANAQGSDTAFTCGPEPGRGQGRGGRHRGHDMHGPRGTAEDAVIMTVDQYETLRLIDLEGMTQEACAENMHIARTTVQSIYAEARKKLADALVNGKMLHIEGGEYRLCNGDGAQCGGGGCRRGRNR; the protein is encoded by the coding sequence ATGCCTCGAAATACCTGCTTTGGCCCCCTGCCCGGACATTCCCCGTCCCAGGGCGGGTGCGGCGGCCCTGCGGCCAATGCCCAGGGTTCTGATACAGCATTTACCTGCGGGCCGGAACCGGGACGCGGCCAGGGCCGGGGAGGCCGCCACAGAGGGCATGATATGCACGGCCCGCGCGGAACCGCGGAGGATGCCGTTATCATGACCGTGGACCAGTATGAAACTCTGCGCCTCATTGACCTTGAAGGCATGACCCAGGAGGCCTGCGCCGAGAACATGCACATTGCCCGCACCACCGTGCAGAGCATTTATGCCGAGGCGCGTAAAAAGCTGGCGGATGCACTGGTCAACGGCAAAATGCTGCACATTGAAGGCGGAGAATACAGGCTGTGCAACGGCGATGGCGCGCAGTGCGGCGGGGGCGGCTGCCGCCGGGGCCGGAACCGGTAG
- a CDS encoding YbaK/EbsC family protein, which translates to MRIDAVKAVLASHGLAEGYMEFEVSSATVDLAAAAVGCEPGRIAKSLSVMGPEGPVVLVVMGTARLDNRKFKDTFRCKPRFIKPEDLQEQVGHPMGGVCPFALHDNVRVYLDASLKHFDPVYPAAGAPNNAVKISLAELERVTGGTWVDVCKEEERA; encoded by the coding sequence ATGCGGATAGACGCAGTAAAGGCCGTGCTGGCAAGCCACGGTCTGGCTGAGGGATATATGGAATTTGAGGTGTCGAGCGCCACCGTGGACCTCGCGGCGGCAGCCGTGGGCTGCGAGCCGGGGCGCATTGCCAAGAGCCTTTCCGTCATGGGACCCGAGGGGCCGGTGGTGCTGGTGGTTATGGGCACAGCCCGGCTGGACAACCGCAAGTTCAAGGACACCTTCCGGTGCAAGCCGCGTTTTATCAAGCCCGAAGACCTGCAGGAACAGGTGGGACACCCCATGGGCGGAGTCTGCCCTTTTGCCCTGCATGACAATGTGCGTGTGTACCTGGACGCCAGCCTGAAGCATTTTGACCCGGTGTATCCCGCAGCCGGAGCGCCCAACAATGCCGTAAAAATTTCTCTGGCCGAGCTTGAGCGTGTTACCGGGGGAACCTGGGTGGATGTCTGCAAGGAAGAAGAAAGGGCCTGA
- a CDS encoding DMT family transporter, which produces MLYIALMVFGGCLVALQSPVNAALSRTVGILESSFVSFAGGTLFLGLAVLFFGRGQLMRLPEAPSWQWIGGVFGAIMVLNTIIAVPRIGVLTTAMAMIFGNLLMAAIIDNYGWFGLPVTPFGWRRLLGFVLVLAGLALVFRR; this is translated from the coding sequence ATGCTGTATATAGCGCTTATGGTCTTTGGCGGATGCCTGGTGGCCCTGCAGTCGCCGGTTAATGCCGCCTTGAGCCGCACAGTGGGGATCTTGGAAAGCAGCTTTGTTTCGTTTGCCGGCGGCACGTTGTTTCTCGGGCTGGCTGTGCTTTTTTTCGGGCGCGGGCAACTTATGCGCCTGCCGGAAGCGCCTTCGTGGCAATGGATCGGTGGCGTTTTCGGGGCTATCATGGTGCTCAATACCATCATTGCCGTGCCGCGCATTGGCGTGCTGACTACGGCCATGGCCATGATTTTCGGCAATCTGCTTATGGCGGCCATCATAGACAACTATGGCTGGTTCGGTTTGCCGGTGACGCCTTTCGGCTGGCGGCGGCTGCTGGGCTTTGTGCTGGTGCTGGCCGGACTGGCGCTGGTGTTTCGCCGGTAG
- a CDS encoding VOC family protein, whose product MTHNLPEGIKVLFVSGFGPVVRRQEASERLYRDTLGLPLEPTEGYEGYWHTQAVDGVKHFALWPLDKAALSCFGSVRWPDDIPVPQAWLEMDVKDIENATRLLEESGCTLLTRLRKEPWGQTVTRFLSPEGLLVAIAHTPFLREAGQDCS is encoded by the coding sequence ATGACGCATAATCTGCCCGAGGGCATCAAGGTGCTCTTTGTTTCAGGCTTTGGTCCTGTGGTGCGCAGGCAGGAGGCAAGCGAACGCCTGTACAGGGACACGCTGGGGCTGCCGCTTGAACCCACAGAAGGGTACGAGGGCTACTGGCACACGCAGGCCGTGGACGGCGTAAAGCACTTTGCGCTCTGGCCTTTGGACAAGGCGGCGCTTTCCTGCTTCGGCAGTGTCCGGTGGCCCGATGATATACCCGTGCCGCAGGCCTGGCTTGAGATGGATGTGAAGGATATCGAAAACGCCACCCGTCTGCTGGAAGAAAGCGGCTGCACGCTGCTCACGCGGCTCAGGAAGGAACCCTGGGGCCAGACTGTCACACGTTTTCTCAGCCCGGAAGGGCTGCTGGTGGCCATCGCCCACACGCCGTTTTTGCGCGAGGCCGGTCAAGACTGTTCCTGA
- a CDS encoding carbohydrate kinase family protein, translated as MSIYVSGSLAFDRIMTFPGNFQDHILMDKLHMINVSFMVDGMDERRGGCAGNIAYSLALLEEKPVIVAAAGRDFDSYAQTLAAHGLPLDGIRRADEVFTALCYITTDLNSNQITGFYPGAMTLPSLYDFPALDPAKDIAIVSPGNLDDMRRLPRFYREKGVPYIFDPGQQLPVLTAEELLDAIEGSLACITNDYELNMICKATGRSEDEIAAGTRWLVTTLGAEGAQVRGNRGENVRIAPVPVEKVLDPTGAGDAHRAGLIKGLVSGLAMPEAARLGSVSASFALEKLGTQEHAITPALFRQRYEAVFGPLPQGIFAA; from the coding sequence ATGTCCATCTATGTTTCCGGTTCTCTGGCTTTTGACCGCATCATGACCTTTCCCGGCAATTTTCAGGACCATATCCTTATGGACAAGCTGCACATGATCAATGTGAGCTTTATGGTGGACGGCATGGATGAGCGCCGGGGAGGCTGCGCGGGCAATATCGCCTATTCTCTCGCCCTGCTTGAGGAAAAACCAGTGATCGTCGCCGCCGCCGGGCGCGATTTTGATTCCTACGCGCAGACCCTTGCGGCCCACGGGCTGCCGCTTGACGGCATACGCCGCGCTGACGAGGTGTTCACGGCCCTGTGCTATATTACCACAGACCTGAACAGCAACCAGATTACGGGTTTTTACCCCGGGGCCATGACCCTGCCTTCGCTGTATGATTTTCCCGCTCTTGACCCGGCAAAGGATATAGCCATCGTATCGCCCGGCAACCTGGACGATATGCGCCGTCTGCCCCGGTTTTATCGTGAAAAGGGCGTGCCCTACATCTTTGACCCCGGCCAGCAGTTGCCCGTGCTGACCGCTGAAGAACTGCTTGACGCCATTGAGGGGTCCCTGGCCTGCATCACCAACGACTACGAGCTGAACATGATCTGCAAGGCCACGGGCAGAAGCGAGGATGAAATTGCCGCCGGCACACGCTGGCTTGTGACCACCCTTGGTGCAGAGGGCGCGCAGGTGCGCGGCAACCGGGGCGAAAACGTCCGCATTGCGCCCGTACCCGTTGAAAAGGTGCTGGACCCCACCGGCGCGGGCGACGCCCACCGTGCGGGCCTTATCAAGGGGCTGGTCAGCGGTCTTGCCATGCCCGAAGCCGCCAGGCTCGGTTCGGTGAGCGCCAGCTTTGCCCTTGAAAAGTTGGGAACACAGGAACATGCCATCACTCCGGCGCTGTTCCGTCAGCGCTACGAGGCTGTCTTCGGGCCGTTGCCCCAGGGTATTTTTGCCGCGTAG